A window of the Flavobacterium sangjuense genome harbors these coding sequences:
- a CDS encoding APC family permease → MGNEKKNHLKKALGVGFGIAILVGSSIGVGILRTPGTIAGVLDNYWLIIACWLVGGLYVLIGVGTYAELSTMLPKAGGSYNYIKRAFGNYAGFLTGWYDYINNSLAPALFCIVTSEFLVVLFPILKSQITIIALGLLIAFTLLHASGVKSGSIMQQLTSIIKVLFFVGFIIACFMYSGVKFNPIENQSSILEMSVIIGFFKSLQMVLGTYEGWSSGCFFAEEDENPSENIPKSLYTGAIVVILIYVIMNMAFLYVLPVSALANSTFVASDVANVVFGENGGVIITVIAVFSILGILNAYMMIPARILFGLSRDGFFIQKGTTVNKGGTPIVTLLISSSIAFVLICIGSFEILFSLGAFMAVIVWGFAYAALIKLRILEPNLPRPHKSWGYPLTSIIMILFSIALFIGFAYSDRKSLIAISIITLLSYPVFLLLNRTNKKNNYDNN, encoded by the coding sequence ATGGGAAATGAAAAAAAGAATCACTTAAAAAAAGCTCTCGGTGTTGGTTTTGGCATTGCCATTTTAGTCGGAAGTTCAATCGGCGTCGGCATTCTCAGAACACCTGGAACCATAGCCGGAGTGCTCGATAATTATTGGCTTATTATTGCCTGTTGGCTTGTTGGCGGCCTGTATGTGTTAATCGGTGTCGGAACCTATGCCGAGTTATCCACTATGCTGCCCAAAGCCGGTGGTTCTTATAACTATATAAAAAGAGCTTTCGGGAATTACGCCGGCTTCTTAACCGGTTGGTATGATTATATCAATAATTCCTTAGCACCGGCGCTATTTTGTATTGTGACTAGTGAATTTTTGGTGGTCTTGTTTCCAATTTTGAAAAGTCAGATAACCATTATCGCTCTCGGGCTTTTAATCGCTTTTACCTTGCTTCATGCCAGCGGCGTCAAAAGCGGTAGCATCATGCAGCAACTAACAAGTATCATCAAAGTCTTATTTTTTGTCGGATTTATAATAGCTTGCTTTATGTATTCGGGTGTGAAATTTAATCCCATAGAAAATCAGTCCTCCATTCTTGAAATGAGTGTGATTATTGGTTTTTTCAAATCGCTTCAAATGGTTTTGGGGACATATGAAGGCTGGAGTTCGGGTTGCTTTTTTGCTGAAGAAGATGAAAATCCAAGTGAAAACATTCCCAAATCATTGTATACCGGAGCTATAGTTGTTATACTGATTTATGTCATTATGAATATGGCATTTCTGTATGTTTTACCGGTTTCCGCATTAGCCAATTCCACATTCGTAGCCTCAGATGTAGCCAATGTGGTTTTTGGAGAAAACGGAGGAGTTATCATAACCGTAATCGCTGTATTCTCCATCTTGGGAATACTTAACGCCTACATGATGATTCCTGCTCGGATTTTATTTGGATTGAGTCGGGATGGTTTTTTTATCCAAAAGGGAACAACGGTCAATAAAGGCGGAACACCAATAGTAACGCTTCTGATTTCTTCCTCAATCGCTTTTGTCCTGATTTGTATCGGCTCATTTGAAATACTATTTTCTTTGGGTGCGTTTATGGCGGTTATTGTTTGGGGATTTGCTTATGCTGCCTTAATTAAACTCCGAATTTTGGAACCCAATTTACCAAGGCCACACAAATCTTGGGGTTATCCTTTGACTTCAATAATCATGATCCTGTTTTCAATAGCTTTATTTATAGGATTTGCCTACAGTGACCGTAAAAGTTTGATTGCTATCAGTATTATCACATTGCTTTCGTATCCTGTTTTTTTATTGCTAAACCGAACTAATAAAAAGAATAATTATGACAACAACTAG
- a CDS encoding GNAT family N-acetyltransferase, with product MQIHTLENINLEVLVETFNSAFAEYFVPIKLDVKLLTDKIKSENILLKYSVGVTMNNQLAGFILIGVDSASSLAYNAGTGTIPEFRGQQLTEKMYAYLIPQLDKIGIQNHTLEVICENKKTLKIYEALGYSISRTLICYKGKISASKKSDYRIKAIDLPNETDVKQFLNQKPAYQNSLFCIKNNPEMHSAFGAFNNERLIGYIVFDKNTLRIKQFGVDQNFRNKAIGHQLFYEVQIQIPEAVIVIINVDESDSETNNFLQNIGLNKFIAQYEMYLNA from the coding sequence ATGCAGATTCATACTTTAGAAAACATCAATTTAGAAGTTTTAGTCGAAACTTTTAATAGCGCTTTTGCAGAATATTTTGTGCCAATTAAATTGGATGTTAAGCTTTTGACTGACAAAATCAAATCCGAAAATATTTTATTGAAATATTCTGTTGGTGTTACAATGAATAATCAATTAGCCGGATTTATTTTAATTGGAGTTGATTCAGCGTCAAGCCTTGCTTATAATGCCGGAACAGGAACAATTCCAGAATTTCGCGGACAACAACTTACTGAGAAAATGTATGCTTATTTGATTCCTCAATTGGATAAAATTGGAATTCAGAATCATACATTGGAAGTGATTTGTGAAAACAAAAAAACATTGAAAATTTATGAAGCTTTGGGTTATTCCATTTCGCGCACGTTAATTTGCTACAAAGGAAAAATTTCAGCGTCAAAGAAATCTGATTACAGAATTAAAGCAATCGATTTGCCAAATGAAACTGATGTGAAACAATTCCTGAATCAAAAACCGGCGTATCAAAATTCATTATTCTGCATAAAAAATAATCCTGAAATGCATTCAGCTTTTGGAGCATTTAATAACGAAAGATTGATTGGCTATATTGTTTTTGATAAAAATACGTTAAGAATAAAACAATTTGGTGTTGACCAAAATTTCAGAAACAAAGCAATCGGACATCAATTGTTTTATGAAGTGCAAATACAAATTCCTGAAGCAGTAATTGTAATTATAAATGTTGATGAGAGTGATTCTGAAACCAATAATTTTCTACAAAACATTGGACTGAATAAATTCATTGCGCAATATGAAATGTACTTAAATGCATAG
- a CDS encoding cyanophycinase, with protein MNIQGKLIIIGGAVDKGSFTETDLDKNAAKNLNFFEAGILKRIIDESKHKGNSRIEVITTASKIPKEIGPEYVKALHYLGADNVDVLDIVRREQASEPEILDRLKAADVVMFTGGDQLRLTSILGGTAFHDILLDKYHNEDFVYAGTSAGAAAASNNMIYQGSSSEALLKGEVKITSGLGLIDGVIIDTHFVQRGRIGRLFQAVVGNPKVLGIGLGEDTGLLITHNTKMEAIGSGLVIIVDGREIKDTNLTQVELGQPISINHLVTHVMSINDTFDLTTFKMTIKSSQYV; from the coding sequence ATGAATATACAAGGAAAACTTATAATTATTGGCGGTGCTGTTGACAAAGGCAGTTTCACTGAGACGGATTTGGATAAAAATGCAGCAAAGAATTTAAACTTCTTTGAGGCAGGTATTTTAAAAAGAATCATTGACGAATCAAAACATAAAGGTAACTCTCGAATTGAAGTTATTACTACCGCTTCAAAAATTCCAAAAGAAATTGGTCCGGAATACGTAAAAGCATTACACTATTTAGGTGCAGACAACGTTGATGTTTTAGATATAGTACGTCGCGAACAAGCTTCTGAACCTGAAATTTTAGATCGTTTGAAAGCTGCTGATGTAGTGATGTTTACGGGCGGTGATCAGTTGCGACTGACATCTATTCTTGGCGGAACAGCATTCCACGACATTTTATTGGACAAATACCACAACGAAGATTTTGTCTATGCAGGAACTTCTGCCGGAGCAGCTGCGGCTTCTAATAATATGATTTATCAGGGAAGTAGTTCTGAAGCTTTGCTGAAAGGCGAAGTGAAAATTACCAGTGGTTTGGGTTTGATTGATGGTGTAATTATCGATACACATTTTGTACAACGTGGCCGAATTGGAAGATTATTTCAGGCAGTTGTTGGGAATCCAAAAGTACTTGGAATCGGACTTGGAGAAGACACAGGCTTGCTGATTACACATAATACAAAAATGGAAGCTATTGGTTCCGGATTAGTAATCATAGTTGACGGAAGGGAAATAAAAGACACCAATTTAACGCAAGTGGAATTGGGGCAACCGATATCGATCAATCATTTGGTTACTCACGTGATGAGCATCAATGACACTTTTGATTTGACTACTTTCAAAATGACTATTAAATCGTCACAATACGTTTAA
- the crcB gene encoding fluoride efflux transporter CrcB, whose translation MLYIAIGGAIGSVLRYLTTVLVSKFWSNQFPLATFITNVIGCFLIGLFIGILAKNNMTDSQLKWFLVTGFCGGYTTFSAFGMENFNLFQNNNSLIAFGYMALSILLGLFAVWLGLLLAK comes from the coding sequence ATGCTATACATAGCCATTGGTGGCGCAATCGGAAGCGTGCTTCGTTATTTGACAACGGTTTTAGTTTCTAAATTTTGGTCAAATCAATTTCCGTTGGCGACATTTATTACCAACGTTATTGGTTGCTTTTTAATTGGTTTATTCATTGGAATTTTGGCAAAAAACAATATGACTGACAGCCAATTAAAATGGTTTTTAGTAACTGGATTTTGTGGTGGTTATACCACTTTCTCAGCTTTTGGAATGGAGAATTTCAATCTGTTTCAAAACAACAATTCGCTAATTGCTTTTGGATACATGGCATTGAGTATTCTTCTGGGACTTTTTGCGGTTTGGTTAGGTCTTTTACTGGCCAAATAA
- a CDS encoding DHH family phosphoesterase → MNKEDILAIQNLLATPKKIAIIPHRSPDGDAMGSTLALYHFLLKLNHKPTVISPNDFPNFLAWLPGSETVLIYENDRENCAKILNEAELVFTLDFNALHRTGEMEQVLNKLSAPMIMIDHHQKPDTYATVTYSDTAIGSTCEMIYNLISFLDKKAVLDKTIATCIYTGITTDSGSFRFPSTTSTTHRIVAELIDLGIDNSEIHNLLFDDNSANRLQLLGRALQNIKVFPEYKTSYITLSQKELDEFHYQKGDTEGVVNYGLTIKGINFAAIFIEHKDENIIKISFRSQGNFDVNQFAREHFNGGGHINAAGGKSNESMKATTNKFEDLISKITI, encoded by the coding sequence ATGAATAAAGAAGACATTTTAGCCATTCAAAATTTATTGGCAACACCAAAAAAAATTGCCATTATTCCACACCGAAGTCCTGATGGAGACGCTATGGGTTCGACCTTGGCTTTGTATCATTTTCTTTTGAAATTAAATCACAAACCAACCGTAATTTCTCCGAATGATTTCCCAAATTTCTTAGCTTGGTTACCAGGTTCAGAAACGGTTTTGATTTATGAAAATGACAGAGAAAATTGCGCTAAAATATTGAATGAAGCCGAACTGGTTTTTACTTTAGATTTTAATGCGTTGCACAGAACAGGCGAAATGGAACAGGTTTTAAACAAACTTTCGGCTCCAATGATTATGATTGATCATCATCAAAAGCCTGATACGTATGCAACGGTTACCTATTCTGATACTGCGATTGGCTCAACTTGTGAGATGATTTATAATCTGATTTCGTTTTTGGATAAAAAAGCTGTGCTTGATAAAACCATTGCGACATGTATTTATACCGGAATTACAACCGATTCGGGTTCGTTTCGTTTTCCGTCAACAACGAGTACAACACACCGAATTGTTGCTGAACTGATTGATTTGGGTATTGATAATAGTGAGATTCACAATCTATTGTTTGATGATAATTCAGCCAACAGATTACAACTTCTTGGAAGAGCTTTGCAAAACATAAAAGTTTTTCCTGAATATAAAACATCGTATATCACGCTTTCGCAGAAAGAACTGGATGAGTTTCATTATCAAAAAGGCGATACTGAAGGTGTTGTAAACTATGGTTTGACTATAAAAGGAATAAATTTTGCTGCGATTTTTATCGAGCATAAAGATGAAAATATTATTAAAATTTCGTTCCGTTCACAAGGCAATTTTGATGTAAATCAATTTGCAAGAGAACATTTCAATGGTGGCGGACATATCAATGCTGCCGGGGGAAAATCAAATGAAAGCATGAAAGCAACTACCAATAAATTTGAAGATTTAATTTCAAAAATAACAATCTAA
- the gldI gene encoding gliding motility-associated peptidyl-prolyl isomerase GldI, translated as MEKLSKILLLFVVFVTFLSCKQQQQARMPISRSSGTFMKESAARNKKLIAGEEGKIDSIIKSNPKIQYLASKKGYWYHYQIKNEKDTLRPKKGDVAQFDYEIMDLKGNVVYSEVELRPQTYHVDKQNIMMGLRDGIKLMRKNEKVTFLFPSHMAYGYHGDNKLIKSNEPIICTVTLNDFKPKEKITPQVNLPKNE; from the coding sequence ATGGAAAAACTATCGAAAATACTGTTGCTTTTTGTAGTTTTTGTAACTTTCCTAAGTTGCAAACAACAGCAGCAAGCCCGAATGCCGATTTCACGTTCATCGGGAACATTTATGAAAGAATCGGCGGCAAGAAATAAAAAATTAATCGCCGGTGAAGAAGGAAAAATTGACTCTATCATTAAGAGCAATCCAAAAATACAATACCTGGCATCAAAAAAAGGATATTGGTATCATTACCAAATCAAAAATGAGAAAGATACACTTCGTCCAAAAAAAGGAGATGTGGCTCAGTTTGATTATGAAATCATGGATTTGAAAGGCAATGTCGTGTATTCAGAAGTTGAATTACGCCCACAAACGTATCATGTAGACAAACAAAATATCATGATGGGATTGCGTGACGGAATCAAATTAATGCGTAAAAATGAAAAAGTAACTTTCCTTTTTCCATCGCACATGGCTTATGGTTATCATGGAGATAACAAACTTATCAAGTCAAACGAACCTATCATTTGCACCGTTACTTTGAATGATTTTAAACCAAAAGAAAAAATAACACCTCAAGTTAATTTACCAAAAAATGAATAA
- the rluF gene encoding 23S rRNA pseudouridine(2604) synthase RluF, which produces MEINQTRINKFLSESGFCSRREADKLLEEGRITINGIVPEMGTKVSIDDEVRVDGKLVREKREKPVYLAFNKPVGIECTTNQNVRDNIVDYINYPKRIFPIGRLDKASEGLIFMTDDGDIVNKILRARNNHEKEYIVTVNKQITDRFIQKMSNGVPILDTVTRKCKVEQVSKFVFKIILTQGLNRQIRRMCEYLDYEVTALKRTRIINISLDVHVGRYRELTDDEIKQLNKLIEPSSKTEEASLPKKINFNGNDNFNNNPKKIIPKIKKNNPNS; this is translated from the coding sequence ATGGAAATCAATCAGACACGCATCAATAAATTTCTTTCCGAATCGGGATTTTGCTCTCGCCGTGAAGCCGATAAATTATTGGAAGAAGGACGAATCACCATCAATGGAATCGTTCCCGAAATGGGGACAAAAGTTTCTATAGATGACGAAGTTCGCGTGGACGGAAAACTGGTTAGGGAAAAAAGAGAAAAACCAGTTTATCTGGCGTTTAACAAACCCGTTGGCATTGAATGTACTACAAACCAAAATGTTCGTGATAATATTGTGGATTATATCAATTATCCAAAGCGAATTTTCCCGATTGGACGTTTGGACAAAGCCAGTGAAGGTTTAATTTTTATGACCGATGACGGCGATATTGTCAACAAAATTCTTCGTGCCCGAAACAATCACGAAAAAGAATATATAGTTACGGTTAACAAACAAATCACGGATAGATTTATCCAAAAAATGAGCAACGGAGTTCCAATTTTGGACACGGTTACCCGAAAATGTAAAGTCGAACAAGTCAGTAAATTTGTTTTCAAAATCATCTTGACGCAAGGTTTAAACCGTCAGATTCGCAGAATGTGCGAGTATCTTGATTATGAAGTTACGGCATTAAAACGAACCAGAATCATCAATATTTCATTGGATGTTCATGTTGGTCGTTATCGGGAATTGACCGATGACGAAATCAAACAATTGAACAAACTGATTGAACCTTCAAGCAAAACCGAAGAAGCGAGTTTGCCAAAAAAAATCAATTTCAATGGTAATGACAACTTCAATAACAATCCAAAAAAGATAATTCCAAAAATTAAAAAAAACAATCCTAATTCCTAA
- a CDS encoding isoaspartyl peptidase/L-asparaginase, translated as MKVIIHGGFFSESSTNHETKVAKQQALLRIVKDSYDYLKTHSALETVVYATSLLEDDELFNAGIGSQIQADGKIRMSASLMDGSTMKMSGVINIEEVKNPVQVAEVLLNYDDKVLGGSGATNFAREHGFKQFSTEIPQRRSEYEAKLAATRIGTVGCVALDKEGKIAVATSTGGKGFEIPGRISDSATVAGNYANEFCGVSLTGVGEDIVSGAVAAKIVTRVTDGFTLEKAFEKTFNELLPFDGFAGAIAIDSKGNIFHQDSHPSMVFASFDGENEEVFN; from the coding sequence ATGAAAGTTATAATTCACGGCGGATTTTTCTCTGAATCATCGACCAATCACGAAACAAAGGTTGCCAAACAACAGGCTTTGCTTCGTATTGTTAAAGATTCCTATGACTATTTGAAAACACATTCTGCTTTGGAAACTGTGGTTTATGCCACATCACTTTTGGAAGATGATGAATTATTTAATGCGGGCATTGGTTCGCAAATTCAGGCTGATGGAAAAATCAGAATGAGCGCATCTTTGATGGATGGTTCTACGATGAAAATGAGTGGCGTTATCAATATTGAAGAAGTAAAAAACCCGGTACAGGTAGCTGAAGTCTTATTGAATTATGATGATAAAGTTCTGGGTGGAAGTGGAGCAACCAACTTTGCCAGAGAGCATGGATTCAAACAATTTTCTACTGAAATTCCACAAAGACGTTCAGAATACGAGGCCAAACTTGCAGCAACCAGAATTGGAACAGTCGGCTGTGTAGCTTTAGATAAAGAAGGAAAAATTGCTGTAGCCACTTCAACTGGTGGAAAAGGTTTTGAAATTCCGGGAAGAATATCGGATTCGGCAACAGTGGCCGGAAATTATGCCAACGAATTTTGTGGTGTAAGTTTAACCGGCGTTGGTGAAGATATCGTGAGTGGAGCAGTGGCAGCTAAAATTGTAACCCGAGTTACAGATGGTTTTACGCTAGAAAAAGCTTTTGAAAAAACATTTAATGAATTACTTCCTTTTGATGGTTTTGCCGGAGCAATAGCCATCGACAGCAAAGGAAACATCTTTCATCAGGATTCGCATCCAAGCATGGTGTTTGCCAGTTTTGATGGCGAGAACGAAGAAGTTTTTAATTAG
- a CDS encoding DUF4394 domain-containing protein — MKSTMNFLCCLLTTLILATFTSCSSDSDSSGSSKPNIEFYGLNTAGNALVKYNANNSGNAISTTAITGLQPSEILLGIDFRPATGELYGLGSTSRLYTISTFNGMATPVSLTAFPIVLTSASLAGFDFNPTVDRIRVVTSTGINFRLNPDTGVLVATDTNLNPGSPSIAAAAYNNNTALATATSLYVIDSSTGTLYLQNPPNNGVLVSVGSLGITGTITGNGGFDIDAEDGTAIASLTVDGMNHLYQVDLTTGAATDLGMLETSISGLAIPTAPSAFAVDASNNLILFNPNTPGTSKIVAITGLQVSETIVGLDIRPATGQLYGLGSTGRVYILGTAGTATMVGTGPAQALSGTEFGFDFNPLVDRIRVVSNTGQNFRINPNDGTLIGTGDIALSPGTPNISAVAYSNNYVGTTTTVLFYIDAATDTLYSSSNPNGGILSSVGTLGVDVTAGSGFDIGGATDTAYALLTVGGNNGIYTINKTSGSATLLVAFPAGNIKAFAVGLGN, encoded by the coding sequence ATGAAATCAACAATGAATTTTCTTTGCTGTCTTTTAACAACATTAATCCTAGCAACTTTCACAAGCTGTAGCAGTGATAGTGATTCATCAGGTTCGTCAAAACCGAATATTGAATTTTACGGACTTAATACTGCGGGAAATGCCCTTGTAAAATACAATGCCAACAATTCGGGCAATGCTATTAGTACTACCGCCATAACTGGCTTACAACCAAGTGAAATCTTACTCGGTATTGATTTCCGACCGGCTACCGGAGAATTATACGGACTAGGCAGCACCAGCAGGCTTTATACCATCAGTACCTTCAACGGTATGGCAACCCCGGTAAGCTTAACAGCCTTTCCTATTGTATTGACCAGTGCTTCCCTTGCCGGTTTTGATTTTAATCCAACTGTTGACCGTATACGTGTAGTTACGTCCACAGGAATAAACTTCAGGCTGAATCCTGACACAGGAGTTTTAGTTGCAACTGATACTAATCTAAATCCGGGAAGCCCTAGCATAGCAGCAGCAGCATACAATAATAATACAGCACTGGCAACTGCTACTTCATTATATGTCATTGACAGCTCAACAGGTACCCTTTATTTACAAAATCCTCCTAATAATGGAGTACTTGTTTCTGTTGGAAGCCTTGGAATTACAGGTACTATTACTGGAAACGGTGGTTTTGACATTGATGCCGAAGATGGTACTGCTATTGCAAGTTTAACTGTTGATGGAATGAACCATCTATATCAGGTTGATTTAACAACCGGGGCAGCAACAGACCTGGGAATGCTGGAAACTTCAATAAGCGGTTTAGCAATTCCGACAGCTCCCTCAGCTTTTGCAGTAGATGCTTCAAACAACCTAATACTGTTTAATCCTAACACTCCGGGAACTTCCAAAATTGTTGCAATAACAGGTCTTCAGGTTTCTGAGACCATAGTGGGACTTGATATACGACCGGCAACCGGCCAGCTTTATGGTTTGGGTAGCACAGGAAGGGTTTATATATTGGGAACAGCTGGGACTGCCACTATGGTTGGTACCGGACCTGCTCAAGCACTTAGCGGAACTGAATTCGGATTTGATTTTAATCCACTGGTTGATCGTATCCGTGTGGTAAGCAATACTGGTCAAAATTTCCGTATTAATCCGAATGATGGTACCTTAATCGGAACAGGTGATATCGCCTTAAGCCCGGGAACACCAAATATATCTGCTGTAGCCTATTCTAACAATTATGTAGGTACAACGACAACTGTACTTTTCTATATTGATGCCGCTACCGATACGTTATATTCATCAAGTAACCCTAATGGCGGAATCTTAAGTTCCGTAGGAACGTTGGGAGTTGATGTTACAGCCGGCAGTGGTTTTGACATTGGCGGAGCAACAGATACCGCTTATGCATTGCTAACTGTAGGTGGAAACAACGGAATTTATACCATAAATAAAACTAGTGGGTCAGCAACCTTGTTGGTAGCTTTCCCTGCAGGAAATATTAAAGCTTTTGCAGTAGGCTTAGGTAACTAA
- a CDS encoding DUF418 domain-containing protein: protein MTTTSTPIKTHERELFMDALRGFAILGIFIANLNFLSHYDGSDNPTSPWLLKGSDDVMSFFHHLFIEGKFYSIFSLLFGWGIALQIKRGLDKGVDALPTVKRRLLFMLLLGAMHLLIWIGDIVFFYALLGFLLLPFRKFSNKTLLITAVILILSPIVLYWLKMTFPVLNYPAELMNQTGDQLGEKLTGINSKATYDNFIQNASWFDHLKNNISGFFYRYGYLFFVSRIPKVLGMFLIGYVIGRSDFYKNLAQNKKIVYWTIGLGLLIGLPANFGLAYYMSNFEDDYFGLKINGWYETIVYAIGVAPLALAYVGLLMLSFQTKIGHKILLLISPVGKMAFSNYLMHSLIGNFVFLGAGLGYMGQVGPVYLTLFGILVFVFQIIFSTIWLSYFQYGPVEWVWRSLTYNKRQAFRVNSNQ, encoded by the coding sequence ATGACAACAACTAGCACGCCTATTAAAACGCATGAACGTGAACTCTTTATGGATGCTTTGCGTGGTTTTGCCATCTTGGGAATATTCATTGCCAACCTGAATTTTCTAAGTCATTATGACGGTTCAGATAACCCTACTAGTCCTTGGTTACTGAAAGGTTCGGATGATGTGATGAGCTTTTTCCATCATTTGTTTATCGAAGGGAAATTCTATTCTATCTTTAGTTTGCTGTTTGGTTGGGGAATTGCTTTGCAAATCAAACGCGGTTTGGACAAAGGGGTTGATGCCTTGCCAACAGTCAAAAGAAGGCTTTTGTTTATGTTGTTACTTGGCGCAATGCATTTGCTTATTTGGATTGGTGACATCGTTTTTTTCTATGCCTTGTTGGGTTTCCTATTATTGCCGTTTCGCAAATTTTCAAATAAAACATTACTCATCACTGCAGTCATCCTTATTCTTTCACCAATAGTTTTGTATTGGTTAAAAATGACTTTCCCTGTGCTAAATTATCCGGCCGAATTAATGAATCAAACCGGAGATCAATTGGGAGAAAAACTCACTGGAATCAATAGTAAGGCGACTTATGACAATTTTATCCAGAATGCAAGTTGGTTTGACCATCTTAAAAACAACATCAGCGGTTTCTTTTATCGATATGGCTATTTATTTTTTGTGAGCAGAATTCCAAAAGTACTTGGCATGTTCCTAATTGGTTATGTCATTGGCCGCTCTGATTTTTACAAGAATTTGGCACAAAACAAAAAAATCGTGTATTGGACTATTGGTCTTGGTTTATTGATTGGATTGCCTGCTAACTTTGGATTAGCTTATTATATGTCAAACTTTGAGGATGATTATTTTGGTTTAAAAATAAACGGTTGGTACGAAACCATTGTCTATGCTATCGGAGTTGCGCCTTTAGCACTAGCCTATGTTGGTTTGTTGATGTTGAGTTTTCAAACCAAAATTGGTCACAAAATATTGCTCTTAATTTCGCCAGTTGGCAAAATGGCTTTTAGCAATTATTTGATGCATTCACTCATTGGCAATTTTGTTTTCCTCGGAGCAGGATTGGGTTATATGGGTCAGGTTGGTCCGGTATATTTGACTCTTTTTGGTATATTAGTATTTGTTTTCCAAATTATTTTCAGCACAATTTGGTTAAGCTATTTCCAATACGGACCAGTTGAATGGGTTTGGCGTTCGCTAACGTATAACAAAAGACAAGCCTTCCGAGTGAATTCAAATCAATAA